Proteins from a genomic interval of Lycium ferocissimum isolate CSIRO_LF1 chromosome 2, AGI_CSIRO_Lferr_CH_V1, whole genome shotgun sequence:
- the LOC132047991 gene encoding galactinol synthase 2-like has product MTPNVVGQAATGLAKAASLPSRAYVTFLAGNGDYVKGVVGLAKGLRKVKSAYPLVVAVLPDVPEEHRHILINQGCIVREIDPVYPPENQTQFAMAYYVINYSKLRIWEFVEYSKMIYLDGDIQVFENIDHLFDLPDGYFYAVMDCFCEKTWSHSPQYNIGYCQQCPDKVHWPEEELGPKPSLYFNAGMFVFEPSLPTYDDLLKTLKVTPPTSFAEQDLLNMFFRDIYKPIPNKYNLVLAMLWRHPENVEVDKVKVVHYCAAGSKPWRYTGEEENMDREDIKMLVNNWREIYYDDSLDYNNNANNNNKKIMPALSKDEGTIVHYMTAPSAA; this is encoded by the exons ATGACTCCAAATGTTGTTGGACAGGCAGCCACTGGTTTGGCCAAGGCAGCAAGTTTGCCTAGCCGTGCCTATGTGACATTCCTGGCAGGAAACGGTGACTATGTAAAAGGTGTAGTTGGTTTGGCTAAAGGGTTAAGAAAGGTGAAATCTGCTTACCCTCTTGTGGTGGCAGTTTTGCCTGACGTGCCAGAGGAACACCGCCACATACTGATCAACCAGGGCTGTATAGTCCGGGAGATCGATCCGGTTTATCCTCCTGAGAATCAGACTCAGTTTGCTATGGCTTACTATGTCATCAACTACTCTAAACTCCGCATCTGGGAG TTTGTGGAGTATAGCAAGATGATATACTTGGATGGGGACATCCAGGTGTTTGAGAACATAGACCATTTGTTTGACTTGCCAGATGGCTATTTCTATGCCGTGATGGACTGTTTCTGTGAGAAGACTTGGAGCCATAGCCCACAGTACAATATTGGGTATTGCCAACAGTGCCCAGATAAGGTCCACTGGCCTGAAGAAGAGTTGGGACCAAAGCCAAGTCTCTATTTCAACGCCGGCATGTTCGTATTTGAGCCCAGTCTCCCCACGTATGATGACCTCTTGAAGACACTTAAAGTAacacctcctacctcatttgcTGAACAG GATTTGTTGAACATGTTCTTCAGGGACATTTACAAGCCAATTCCAAACAAGTACAACTTAGTTTTGGCCATGCTGTGGCGCCACCCGGAGAATGTAGAGGTTGACAAGGTGAAAGTAGTTCATTACTGTGCAGCAGGGTCCAAACCATGGAGATACACAGGAGAGGAAGAAAACATGGACAGAGAAGACATCAAGATGCTGGTGAACAATTGGAGGGAGATATACTATGATGACTCACTCGATTacaacaataatgccaataataataacaaaaaaatcatgCCAGCGCTTTCAAAGGACGAGGGCACTATTGTTCACTACATGACTGCCCCATCAGCCGCTTAG